From one Henningerozyma blattae CBS 6284 chromosome 1, complete genome genomic stretch:
- the SWR1 gene encoding chromatin-remodeling protein SWR1 (similar to Saccharomyces cerevisiae SWR1 (YDR334W); ancestral locus Anc_5.383), producing the protein MARHTRKRKTINNAHNTLNNSNVSPNEIKQQRLTDLKLEYDLLSNELFHLKEFISLAEFNPLFENESENFKRFIKDNNLDLNSLNIDRLDEKDSKQIENSDQKPIRRNLRASSTRSLLQENSKKDLTEDSDWLREIAPLVKKRYAQLNLNLKKNNLHFNINHISKSDNNLNNLLQLNNNEVNEKNVNRKLFEKTENIDKEQKINILENGISNGHEKTQENQKSEQIEQTEEIEEKESSNSPDNNEFRLVAKPYSAKNIIDDYDFDYYFTSSSSEDDNSDYEPPVKRPKIKLFVNPPKQTITNPMNIVHPQFDNFHEYLQSYKSLDEDITLDEYNKYINEQKKVVAGIRKGLRSGALKYDRETDSLQPITTKDARQIQYNRPEPISFLYKEQNLQTYPDYLLNQGVHLSKLFQSNVRAKISRARRVSQMIEQHFKHIAGADERKLREAEKHRRLLARNAMLAVKKRWNLAEKAYRVLKKDEEEELKKIEGKEHLSRMLEQSTQLLDAQLSKRHDRAFTITSTANTDADDDSDDSDGSDENNWGSTQNSDNEELNEGLSNDDNITSSDEDFDKRNNKSDDEELTVEELKEKYSKLHSDKNINKNQDNGTENESMLKLTAVESSLPEVSDSETDVSITTEDSDSDDSDDSEEVADQANIGLGALLSKNEVETDSDDNEEWTINNNNVDEDAYTVTDGDVLKPGKIENRTTPKSRPDGETTSSELGKDASFIETVDTVSNSKNTTEDIDNTIDNTSSTENEENQIQKSNINERSEDLQGLDKETDPLTVEDVPIPSLLRGTLRIYQKQGLNWLASLYNNNTNGILADEMGLGKTIQTISLLAYLACEKENWGPHLIVVPTSVLLNWEMEFKKFAPGFKVLTYYGSPQQRKEKRKGWNKPDAFHVCIVSYQLVVQDQHSFKRKKWEYMILDEAHNIKNFRSTRWQALLNFNTRRRLLLTGTPLQNNIAELWSLLYFLMPQTVSNGENISGFANLEAFQQWFGRPVDKIIETSSGADTLGNGEYDSETTKTISKLHQVLRPYLLRRLKADVEKQMPGKYEHIVYCRLSKRQRYLYDDFMSRTKTKETLASGNFMSIVNCLMQLRKVCNHPDLFEVRPVLSSFCVEESIVGNYNDTEQLIQRFLGDDNKNIELNFQITNNCNQVMDYHLESIRTNQCNNEFDKSIAELKETFEESKIILSKANEFFNRFGYQKYLRQIKKLKFLKYLNQLKCDRTVIYSKNLINMINIDKALPIDNNLIKPLKTRIIENKGIISNYAVITPKVVTLDIRKISLGVNDESKMKDFNKEKLIKSLRTMENPLDQLQTKLTIAFPDKSLLQYDCGKLQQLYKLLQKLSDEGHRALIFTQMTKVLDILEQFLNYHGYLYMRLDGATKIEDRQILTERFNNDSRVTVFILSSRSGGLGINLTGADTVIFYDSDWNPAMDKQCQDRCHRIGQTRDVHIYRFVSDHTIESNILKKANQKRELDNVIIQKGEFTTDYFTKLSVRELLGNEATQGIVNDDKPILQEDKGERDVEKLLAQAEDEADVKAANLAMKEYDDIDQEDFVDEQPVVKEDEYEGTNHVEEYMLRYIANGYA; encoded by the coding sequence atggCTAGACATACAAGAAAgagaaaaacaattaataatgcCCATAATACTTTGAACAATAGTAATGTGTCACCAAATGAGATTAAACAACAAAGATTAACCGATTTAAAACTAGAATATGATTTGTTAAGCAATGAACTATTCCACTTAAAGGAATTTATATCTCTAGCAGAATTTAATCCAttgtttgaaaatgaatctGAAAACTTTAAGAGATttataaaagataataacTTGGATTTGAATAGTCTAAATATTGATAGATTAGATGAAAAAGATAGTAAACAAATAGAAAATTCGGATCAGAAACCTATCAGAAGAAATTTAAGGGCATCAAGTACTAGGTCTCTACTTCaagaaaattctaaaaaagatttaacaGAAGATTCAGATTGGTTAAGGGAGATTGCACCATTAGTGAAAAAGAGATATGcccaattaaatttaaatttaaagaaaaataatttacatttcaatattaatcaCATAAGCAAATCCGATAATAACCTAAATAATCTACTACAgttaaataataacgaggtaaatgaaaaaaatgtaaatagaaagttatttgaaaaaactgaaaatattgataaagaacaaaaaattaatatactTGAAAATGGCATATCTAATGGACATGAAAAAACTcaagaaaatcaaaaaagtGAACAGATTGAACAGactgaagaaattgaagaaaaagaatcatcaaattcgcctgataataatgaatttcgATTAGTAGCAAAGCCATATAGcgcaaaaaatattatagatGATTATGactttgattattatttcacaTCTTCCTCATCTGAAGATGATAATTCCGATTACGAACCGCCTGTAAAGCGACcaaagataaaattatttgtaaatCCACCAAAACAAACCATTACAAATCCAATGAATATTGTCCACCCacaatttgataattttcatgaatatttacaatcatataaatcattagatgaagatatAACATTGgatgaatataataaatacatCAATGAACAGAAAAAGGTTGTAGCCGGTATACGAAAAGGTTTACGAAGTGGTGCTTTAAAGTATGATAGAGAAACAGACTCATTACAGCCAATCACTACTAAAGATGCAAGAcaaattcaatataatCGTCCAGAAccaatatcatttttatataaagaaCAAAACCTGCAAACATATCctgattatttattgaatcaAGGTGTTCATCTGAGCAAATTATTCCAAAGTAATGTAAGAGCTAAAATCTCAAGAGCAAGAAGAGTATCTCAAATGATTGAACAACATTTCAAACATATTGCAGGTGCTGatgaaagaaaattaagAGAAGCTGAAAAACATAGAAGATTATTGGCTAGGAATGCAATGCTAGCAGTAAAGAAAAGATGGAACCTGGCTGAAAAGGCTTATAGGGTATTAAagaaagatgaagaagaagaattgaagaaaatcGAAGGCAAGGAACATTTAAGTAGAATGTTAGAGCAAAGTACTCAATTATTAGATGCCCAATTAAGTAAGAGGCATGACAGAGCATTTACTATAACATCTACTGCAAACACAGATGCAGATGATGACAGTGATGACAGTGATGGTAGTGATGAGAATAATTGGGGATCTACTCAAAATAgtgataatgaagaattaaatgaagGATTAtctaatgatgataatattacCTCCTCAGATGaagattttgataaaagGAATAATAAGAGTGACGATGAAGAACTGACTGTTGAGGAactaaaagaaaaatattcaaaattacattcagataaaaatatcaacaaaAATCAAGATAATGGAACTGAAAATGAATCTATGTTAAAACTTACAGCTGTCGAATCTTCACTACCGGAAGTTAGTGATTCTGAAACTGATGTTTCAATTACAACTGAAGATTCTGATTCCGATGATTCCGATGACTCTGAGGAAGTCGCTGATCAAGCAAATATTGGACTTGGTGCGTTACTATCAAAAAATGAAGTAGAAACAGATTCTGATGACAATGAAGAATGgacaataaataataataatgttgaTGAAGATGCTTATACAGTAACTGATGGTGACGTGCTCAAGCCTGGCAAAATAGAGAATAGGACGACACCCAAATCTAGACCCGATGGAGAAACTACCAGCTCTGAGCTGGGAAAGGATGCTTCGTTTATCGAAACGGTGGATACTGTCTCAAACTCTAAAAATACTACAgaagatattgataatacTATTGATAACACTAGCAGTACTGAAAACgaagaaaatcaaattcaaaaatctaatattaatgaaagaTCAGAAGATCTACAAGGTCTCGATAAAGAGACGGATCCATTAACTGTGGAAGATGTTCCAATTCCAAGTTTATTAAGAGGAACATTaagaatttatcaaaagCAAGGTTTAAATTGGCTGGCATCATTAtacaataacaatactaATGGGATCTTAGCAGATGAAATGGGGTTAGGTAAAACTATTCAAACAATATCATTGTTAGCCTATTTGGCTTGTGAGAAAGAGAATTGGGGGCCACATTTAATTGTGGTACCAACGTCTGTCTTACTAAATTGGGAGAtggaatttaaaaaatttgcaCCCGgttttaaagttttaacATACTATGGGTCACCTCAACAACGTAAAGAAAAACGAAAAGGTTGGAATAAACCTGACGCCTTCCATGTTTGTATTGTATCTTATCAATTAGTTGTACAAGATCAGcattcttttaaaagaaaaaaatgggAATATATGATTTTAGATGAAGCTCATAATATTAAGAATTTCCGATCTACAAGATGGCAagcattattaaattttaatactagaagaagattattattaacagGTACACCactacaaaataatatagcAGAACTGTGGTctttactttattttttaatgcCTCAAACTGTTAGTAATGgagaaaatatttcagGTTTTGCAAATTTAGAAGCATTTCAACAATGGTTTGGTCGTCCAGTAGATAAGATAATAGAGACAAGTAGTGGTGCTGATACCTTAGGTAATGGAGAATACGATTCAGAGACTACAAAGACTATTTCCAAATTGCATCAAGTTTTACGTCCATACTTATTAAGACGTTTAAAAGCAGATGTTGAAAAGCAAATGCCAGGTAAATATGAACATATTGTTTATTGCCGTTTATCTAAGAGACAAAGATATCTGTATGATGATTTTATGTCACGTACCAAGACTAAAGAAACGTTAGCAAGTGGTAACTTTATGTCTATTGTTAACTGTCTAATGCAACTAAGAAAGGTATGTAATCATCCTGATCTATTTGAAGTTCGACCTGTTCTTAGTTCATTTTGTGTTGAAGAATCGATTGTGGGGAATTATAATGATACAGAACAGTTAATCCAAAGATTTTTGggtgatgataataaaaatattgaactGAATTTCCAAATTACTAATAATTGTAATCAAGTAATGGATTATCACCTAGAGAGTATTCGAACAAATCAAtgtaataatgaatttgataaaagTATTGctgaattaaaagaaacaTTTGAGGAatccaaaattattttatcaaaggcaaatgaatttttcaatagatttggatatcaaaaatatttgaggcaaattaaaaaattaaaatttttaaaatatttaaatcaattgaaatgtGATAGAACTGTCATATACAGTAAGAACCTAATCaatatgataaatattgataaagcTTTGccaattgataataatttgattaaacCTTTAAAGACTCGAATTATCGAAAATAAAGGTATAATAAGTAACTATGCTGTCATTACACCTAAGGTTGTTACATTAGATATTCGTAAGATTAGCTTAGGTGTTAATGATGAAAGTAAGATgaaagattttaataagGAAAAATTGATCAAATCTTTACGAACGATGGAAAATCCATTGGATCAACTACAAACGAAATTGACTATTGCATTTCCTGATAAGTCATTACTTCAATATGATTGTGGTAAAttacaacaattatataaGCTATTACAAAAATTGAGTGATGAGGGACATCGCGCTTTAATTTTCACACAAATGACTAAAGTATTAGATATACTGgaacaatttttaaattatcatgGTTATTTGTATATGAGATTAGATGGTGCTACCAAGATTGAAGATCGACAAATTTTAACCGaaagatttaataatgattcacGAGTAACtgtttttatattatcCAGTAGATCTGGTGGTCTTGGTATTAATTTAACGGGTGCAGATACAGTTATCTTTTATGATTCTGATTGGAATCCAGCTATGGATAAACAATGTCAAGATAGATGTCATAGAATTGGACAAACTAGAGATGTTCATATTTATCGTTTTGTTAGTGATCATACTATAGaaagtaatattttgaaaaaagcTAATCAAAAGAGAGAATTGGATAACGtgattattcaaaaagGTGAATTTACTACAGATTATTTCACTAAATTATCAGTACGAGAATTATTGGGTAATGAAGCTACACAAGGTATTGTGAACGATGATAAGCCTATATTACAGGAAGATAAAGGTGAACGTGAtgtagaaaaattattggcACAAGCTGAAGATGAAGCAGATGTGAAGGCAGCCAATTTGGCAATGAAAGAGTACGATGATATTGATCAAGAAGATTTTGTAGATGAACAACCAGTAGTAAAAGAGGACGAGTACGAAGGGACAAACCATGTGGAAGAGTATATGCTTCGGTACATTGCCAATGGGTATGCCTAG
- the MSN5 gene encoding karyopherin MSN5 (similar to Saccharomyces cerevisiae MSN5 (YDR335W); ancestral locus Anc_5.386), with protein sequence MDSTGADQIIGALELIYDPSSNNNQRLEAQKFLEEIKLHEESPFWGYNISLNNPNNFILKHFGLSLLADSIKKNWNNYDQLKKITIRKWVIELNYSITNNDPRYIKEKLAFLWVEITKRTWGEALKKGVPDDQELIDSWVDMDANLNELWNINEASRELALIIFRILFEDVFLLEDLIVLKRMTVIQPLCVMIISPMDIFATKYKFTDKWTLFKSNNDGWFQLWISELNNALIQNNSEYVIRLLETLKTCLNWPLSEILIKNDTLQTLLQCCASNIPKAQSMALDSIHILLTRPYNNEEHYQSIVDKVFNNMDLLNQVYDNLQFNPIVEIDEIKYPIVKKFVDMISCLYVCVFKIKNNNNQIEKYLNLILRATKNPSLIVSGLTLDLWCSCLRTDEFLPYLKNLVIPELLQFSADSLIYYEEINNHISKKFSEIDFQSKSEFQNFCSTYRKRIRDIIRLISCVSIDYTYDWLNNRLNTYFSSNYGQQVLNSTFLDSKTEPYLSALSQFMIVECFINGCIRWKIWYTNTLDYDSKLDNILNKLQLLSNQLIALNLREPLLLKKQIQNFALFLTMLKDNVLFTLLEKIITSATMDYPEIDLDNKSDQSEAVRDLRYACGIELNRMALLMPESLKKIYPDLEGVVTKILPNLSYHEKISFKSFLLTIILKSSLDRKEERFAEIVDPELIAWSDQATVMGLSDLPWFMERLGIVKIAEYFNRRGIDKNSNLLSIQIDDEGKKLKAELTKHWQALFPVRATRMFIHYSMQSVKKEEEFEMLKSLWKPRIVPILPYIMRLLYQLQAYHDPDNWKTLPETVQTFVKYSTIERFWEAGTSTKSKDEFIDEHMKAMHTLRDFADSVGHIVRYTREYTLLVLSAISSLGNILYEIDDSPDLLMNSIAIYKPQTNNSNNITNNNTSNHNDINDNNNTNINNSINRDILISSDIISPGVSTHGWKHILNIGIRPILKNFPKDATPKFMINFLPKLFDTLDIILVEKWSKHDYVVDATPVPTDEDEMTEEILEENLLRQLTTVVVRIMMDCVGQNTTSMTKEKINPTQQRMRKIIFENVNVLAPFLKLLNHLMSFKDSKCSFNAILVMKGCLSDVVDINMTVDEFFTVEVMRNLLLNILSKNQFKDSFYEALHVFISLFLTLCEKYESTRDYLYKLSNGYDINSLYESLRDTTGFKEQRALMVEFIDRIKQIYNTDESEGVDHATVERRRQEKREATIKKATERLVQKNKDTAGDILDDPNTEDANLGNLFGSA encoded by the coding sequence ATGGATTCTACTGGTGCAGATCAAATCATTGGGGCTTTAGAACTTATCTACGATCCTAGctccaataataatcaacGTCTCGAGGCTCAGAAGTTCTTGGAAGAGATTAAATTACATGAGGAATCACCCTTTTGGGGTTACAACATTTCTTTGAACAATCCAAACAACTTTATATTGAAACATTTTGGGTTAAGTCTATTGGCTGAttcaattaagaaaaattggaaCAATTatgatcaattgaaaaaaattactattAGGAAATGGGtcattgaattgaattattctATTACGAATAACGATCCTagatatattaaagaaaaattggcCTTTTTATGGGTAGAGATTACAAAGAGAACCTGGGGTGAAGCATTGAAAAAGGGAGTTCCCGATGATCAAGAATTGATTGATTCTTGGGTAGATATGGATGCCAACTTAAACGAATTGTGGAATATCAATGAAGCCTCTAGAGAACTggcattaataatatttagaaTTCTTTTTGAAGATGTCTTTCTATTGGAAGATTTAATCGTATTGAAAAGAATGACTGTCATTCAACCTCTATGTGTCATGATCATTTCCCCCATGGATATTTTTGccacaaaatataaattcaCAGATAAATGGACtctatttaaatcaaataatgatggGTGGTTCCAATTGTGGATCTCAGAGTTGAATAATGCATTAATCCAAAACAATTCAGAATATGTAATTCGATTATTAGAAACATTAAAGACCTGTTTAAATTGGCCTCTAAGTGAAAttctaattaaaaatgatactTTACAAACTTTATTACAATGTTGTGCAAGCAATATACCAAAGGCTCAATCAATGGCTTTGGACTCCATCCATATTCTTTTAACAAGACCTTATAACAACGAAGAACATTATCAATCCATAGTTGATAAagtctttaataatatggatcttttaaatcaagTATATGATAATCTACAATTCAACCCAATTGtagaaattgatgaaattaaatatccaattgttaaaaaatttgttgaTATGATTAGTTGTCTTTATGTTTGtgtattcaaaattaaaaataataataatcaaattgaaaaatatttaaatttaatccTGAGAGCAACCAAAAATCCAAGTTTAATTGTAAGCGGATTAACGCTTGATTTGTGGTGTTCATGTTTAAGAACAGATGAATTCTTAccatatttgaaaaatttggtCATACCAGAGCTTTTACAATTCTCAGCAGATTCcttaatttattatgaagaaattaataatcatatttctaaaaaattcaGTGAGATTGATTTTCAATCAAAATCAGAATTCCAAAATTTTTGTTCCACCTatagaaaaagaataagaGATATAATTAGACTAATTTCTTGTGTGTCAATCGATTACACGTATGATTGGTTGAATAATAGATTGAATACTTATTTTAGTTCCAATTATGGTCAACAAGTCCTGAATTCCACTTTTCTAGATTCAAAAACAGAACCGTATTTGAGTGCTTTATCACAATTTATGATAGTAGaatgttttattaatgGTTGTATACGATGGAAAATTTGGTATACAAATACATTGGATTATGATTCTAAATTAGAtaacattttaaataaattacaattattatcaaatcaattaatcGCCTTGAATTTGAGAGAACCTttattgttaaaaaaacaaatccAAAATTTCGCTTTATTCTTAACAATGTTAAAAGATAATGTCTTATTTACacttttagaaaaaattattacgAGTGCAACTATGGATTATCCAGAAATAGATTTGGATAATAAAAGTGATCAATCAGAAGCAGTAAGAGATCTTCGTTATGCATGTGgtattgaattgaatagAATGGCACTTTTAATGCCAGAatctttaaagaaaatctATCCTGATTTGGAAGGAGTGgtaacaaaaatattacccAATTTATCTTATCATGAAAagatatcttttaaatcttttcttttaacaatcattttaaaatcatctCTTGATAGAAAGGAAGAACGTTTTGCTGAAATAGTAGATCCTGAATTGATTGCTTGGTCTGACCAAGCTACAGTTATGGGATTATCAGATTTACCTTGGTTTATGGAAAGATTAGGAATTGTAAAAATTGCAGAGTATTTTAATAGACGTGGTatagataaaaatagtaatcTCTTATCAATTCaaattgatgatgaaggtaaaaaattgaaagcAGAATTAACAAAACATTGGCAAGCATTATTCCCAGTAAGAGCTACAAGAATGTTCATTCATTATTCAATGCAGAGTGTTAAAAAGGAAGAAGAATTCGAAATGTTAAAATCTTTATGGAAACCACGTATTGTTCCAATTTTACCTTATATAATGAGATTATTATATCAATTACAAGCATATCATGATCCCGATAATTGGAAAACTTTACCTGAAACCGTTCAAACTTTTGTGAAATATTCAAcaattgaaagattttGGGAAGCTGGTACTTcaacaaaatcaaaagatgaatttattgatgAGCATATGAAAGCAATGCACACTTTAAGAGATTTTGCAGATTCGGTAGGTCATATTGTTAGATATACGAGAGAATATACTTTGTTAGTCTTAAGTGCTATATCATCTTTaggaaatatattatatgaaattgatgattCTCCAGATTTATTGATGAATTCAATTGCTATTTATAAACCTCAGACgaataatagcaataatatcactaataataatactagcaatcataatgatattaatgataataataataccaatattaataattccatTAATCGTGATATTTTGATATCCTCAGATATTATAAGTCCGGGTGTTTCAACTCATGGCTGGAAGcatattttaaacattGGTATACGTCcaatattgaaaaacttCCCAAAGGATGCTACTCCAAAATTTATGATCAATTTCTTGCCAAAACTCTTCGATACCTTAGATATTATCTTGGTAGAAAAGTGGTCTAAGCATGATTATGTTGTAGATGCAACACCAGTCCCAactgatgaagatgaaatgaCTGAAGAAATTTTggaagaaaatttattaagaCAATTAACAACCGTTGTAGTTCGTATCATGATGGATTGTGTTGGTCAAAATACTACTTCAATGACGAAAGAGAAGATTAATCCAACTCAACAAAGAatgagaaaaattatttttgaaaatgtaAATGTACTAGCtccatttttaaaattattaaaccaTTTGATGTCCTTTAAAGATAGTAAATGTTCATTCAATGCTATTTTAGTTATGAAAGGATGTTTATCCGATGTAgttgatattaatatgaCGGTTGATGAATTCTTCACTGTCGAAGTTATGAGGAATTTATTACTAAACATTTTATctaaaaatcaatttaaagattcCTTTTATGAAGCTTTACACGTTTTCAtctcattatttttaactttatGTGAAAAATACGAATCAACAAGagattatttatataagtTATCAAATGGATATGatataaattcattatatgAAAGTTTACGGGATACTACTGGTTTCAAAGAGCAGAGAGCTTTAATGGTTGAATTCATTGATAGAATAAAGCAGATTTATAATACAGACGAGTCAGAGGGTGTAGATCATGCCACTGTTGAGAGAAGGAGACAAGAGAAACGTGAGGCTACCATTAAAAAGGCGACAGAAAGATTAGTTCAAAAGAATAAAGACACAGCAGGTGATATTTTGGATGACCCAAACACTGAAGATGCGAACTTAGGAAATCTATTTGGTTCTgcataa
- the MRX8 gene encoding translation initiation/elongation factor MRX8 (similar to Saccharomyces cerevisiae YDR336W; ancestral locus Anc_5.387), translating to MKTLTSITKNIVLTTKKRVGPAIPSVKTKKKDVVKNKTIQSTNKKSISIYKWNDLNKSINKVYRYPTDGEINEANYFFNSSKVDFAWANSDPDKLFSLIDRIKHPKPEVLFLGRSNSGKSTLLNNIVTNLHSNSLDRVAKVSKKTGFTKTLNCFTIGNKLNIIDTPGYGQNSSVDQGDLVMKYLKQQKALCRVFLLISAEKSINKWDSSMIDFLSTNRIAYDLVFTKIDKIKHLDSFKKELKDQRLDELPIFPRLILTNSETNKKCLKRYGVDFLRSVILESCNLSKKKL from the coding sequence atgaaaacaTTAACTTCAATTACGAAAAATATAGTCCTAACCACGAAAAAAAGGGTTGGCCCTGCAATTCCCTCTGTTAAaacaaagaagaaagatGTAGTTAAGAACAAAACAATTCAAAGcacaaacaaaaaatcaatatcgATATATAAATGGAATGACctaaataaatcaataaacAAAGTTTATAGATACCCAACAGATGgtgaaattaatgaagcaaattatttttttaatagtaGTAAGGTAGACTTTGCTTGGGCAAATTCAGATcctgataaattattttctttaatagaCAGAATTAAGCACCCTAAACCAGAAGTACTCTTCTTAGGTCGTTCTAACAGTGGTAAATCTACacttttgaataatattgtGACAAACTTACATTCTAATAGTTTAGATCGAGTAGCAAAAGTTTCTAAAAAGACAGGTTTTACTAAGACTTTGAATTGCTTTACTATtggaaataaattaaatattattgataccCCAGGTTATGGACAAAATAGTAGTGTCGATCAAGGTGATTTAGTAATGAAGTATCTTAAACAGCAAAAAGCACTCTGTAGAGTGTTTCTGTTGATTTCAGCTGAGAAAAGTATCAATAAGTGGGATAGTAGTATGATAGATTTTTTGTCGACGAATAGAATAGCTTATGATCTTGTATTTACGAAAATTGATAAGATTAAGCATCTTGACTCATtcaaaaaagaattgaaagatCAACGATTGGATGAGTTGCCAATTTTCCCTAGGTTAATATTAACTAATTCAgaaacaaacaaaaaatgcTTAAAACGGTACGGTGTTGATTTTTTACGATCAGTAATATTAGAAAGCTGTAATTTAAGTAAGAAGAAATTGTAA
- the GAR1 gene encoding H/ACA snoRNP pseudouridylase subunit GAR1 (similar to Saccharomyces cerevisiae GAR1 (YHR089C); ancestral locus Anc_5.388), translating to MSFRGGNRGGRGGFRGGRTGGRQFQPQGPPDSVLEMGAFLHPCEGDIVCRSINTKIPYFNAPIYLENKTQIGKVDEILGPLNEVYFTVKCSEGVQAASFKEGDKFYIAPDKLLPIERFIPKPKVAGPPKPKSKKKKSSAPGGRGGARGGRGGFSRGGSRGGSRGGFGRGGSRGGSRGGFSRGGSRGGFSRGGSRGGSRGGRY from the coding sequence ATGAGCTTTAGAGGTGGTAATAGAGGTGGCCGTGGTGGTTTCCGTGGTGGCCGTACAGGCGGTAGACAATTCCAACCACAAGGCCCACCAGATTCTGTTCTAGAAATGGGTGCTTTTTTGCATCCTTGTGAAGGTGACATTGTTTGCCGTTCCATTAACACTAAGATTCCATATTTCAATGCACCAATctatttagaaaataaaactcAAATCGGTAAAGTTGATGAAATTCTAGGTCCATTAAATGAAGTCTATTTCACCGTCAAGTGCTCTGAAGGTGTTCAAGCTGCCAGTTTTAAGGAAGGTGACAAATTCTACATTGCACCAGACAAATTATTACCAATCGAGAGATTTATTCCAAAGCCTAAGGTAGCAGGCCCACCAAAACCAAAGtctaaaaagaagaagtcATCTGCACCAGGTGGTCGTGGCGGTGCCAGAGGTGGCCGTGGTGGCTTTAGTAGAGGTGGCTCCAGAGGTGGCTCCAGAGGTGGTTTTGGCAGAGGTGGTTCCAGAGGTGGCTCTAGAGGTGGCTTCAGCAGAGGTGGTTCTAGAGGTGGCTTCAGCAGAGGTGGTTCTAGAGGTGGTAGCCGTGGTGGAAGATACTAA